A section of the Pimelobacter simplex genome encodes:
- the glgP gene encoding alpha-glucan family phosphorylase yields MRAIRRFTVRPVLPDALASLGELAANLRWSWHPPTQALFEAVDAELWQAVGHDPVRLLGEVGGERWAELAADESYVRRAAELRDDLTAYLTHDRWYQRARAAEPDATWPAAVAYFSPEFGITAVLPQYSGGLGILAGDHLKAASDLGVPIVGVGLLYRHGYFKQALSHEGWQQESYPVLDPDGLPLSLLHEHDGTRATISIRMPDGPDLLARIWVASVGRVPLLLLDTDFEENPEPYRLITDRLYGGNTEHRLRQELLLGVGGVRALRVHARITGAPEPEVFHTNEGHAGFLGVERIRELTADSDVDFATALEAGRASTVFTTHTPVPAGIDRFPRTLVEQYLGEHGATPGVPVDQVLALGAEDYEGGEPGVFNMAVMGFRLAQRANGVSQLHGHVSRGMFNGLWPAFDEAEVPISSITNGVHAPTWVAPEVAALAEAQGGDPHGDDDAAFWAAFAKVPGPDVWRTKRALRERLVDDARRRLRRSWEKRGAAPAELGWIDEALDPDVLTIGFARRVPSYKRLTLMLRDPARLKALLLHPERPVQLVVAGKAHPADDGGKRLIQELVRFADAEDVRHRIVFLPNYDIALAQPLYPGCDVWLNNPLRPYEACGTSGMKAALNGGLNLSILDGWWDEWYEPEFGWPIPSADSPLLAGDPDKRDDLEAAALYDLIETEVAPRFYDLDHEGVPGRWIEMLRHTWASLGPKVLATRMVRDYVAQLYAPAARNARALAAVPGGARDLAHWKARVRGSWGGVRVEHVEAAGVGDAAEVGAVLRVHSYVALGDLAPSDVEVQLVHGQVDGEDDIVASEIVPLRLVESYDGGRHRFDGEVALSRPGPFGYTVRVLPAHPLLVAPAELGVVALA; encoded by the coding sequence ATGCGTGCGATCCGGAGGTTCACGGTCCGCCCCGTCCTGCCCGACGCGCTCGCCTCCCTGGGCGAGCTCGCGGCCAACCTGCGCTGGTCCTGGCACCCGCCGACCCAGGCGCTGTTCGAGGCGGTCGACGCGGAGCTGTGGCAGGCGGTCGGGCACGACCCGGTCCGGCTGCTGGGTGAGGTGGGCGGCGAGCGGTGGGCCGAGCTGGCCGCCGACGAGTCCTACGTACGACGGGCGGCCGAGCTGCGCGACGACCTCACGGCGTACCTCACCCACGACCGCTGGTACCAGCGCGCCCGGGCCGCGGAGCCGGACGCGACGTGGCCGGCCGCGGTCGCCTACTTCTCGCCGGAGTTCGGCATCACCGCGGTGCTGCCGCAGTACTCCGGCGGCCTCGGCATCCTGGCCGGCGACCACCTCAAGGCCGCGAGCGACCTCGGCGTGCCGATCGTGGGGGTGGGGCTGCTCTACCGGCACGGCTACTTCAAGCAGGCGCTGTCGCACGAGGGCTGGCAGCAGGAGAGCTACCCGGTGCTCGATCCCGACGGGCTGCCGCTGTCGCTGCTGCACGAGCACGACGGCACGCGCGCGACGATCTCGATCCGGATGCCCGACGGCCCGGACCTGCTCGCCCGGATCTGGGTGGCGTCGGTCGGCCGGGTGCCGCTGCTGCTGCTCGACACCGACTTCGAGGAGAACCCGGAGCCCTACCGGCTCATCACCGACCGGCTCTACGGCGGCAACACCGAGCACCGGCTGCGCCAGGAGCTGCTCCTGGGCGTGGGCGGCGTCCGGGCGCTGCGGGTGCACGCGCGGATCACCGGGGCGCCCGAGCCCGAGGTGTTCCACACCAACGAGGGCCATGCCGGCTTCCTCGGCGTGGAGCGGATCCGCGAGCTCACGGCCGACAGCGACGTCGACTTCGCGACCGCGCTCGAGGCGGGTCGCGCCTCGACGGTCTTCACCACGCACACGCCGGTGCCGGCGGGCATCGACCGGTTCCCGCGGACCCTCGTCGAGCAGTACCTCGGCGAGCACGGCGCCACGCCCGGCGTCCCCGTCGACCAGGTGCTGGCGCTCGGTGCCGAGGACTACGAGGGCGGTGAGCCCGGCGTGTTCAACATGGCGGTGATGGGCTTCCGGCTCGCTCAGCGCGCCAACGGCGTCTCCCAGCTCCACGGGCACGTCAGCCGCGGGATGTTCAACGGCCTGTGGCCCGCGTTCGACGAGGCCGAGGTGCCGATCAGCTCGATCACCAACGGCGTGCACGCCCCCACCTGGGTGGCGCCCGAGGTGGCGGCGCTCGCCGAGGCCCAGGGCGGCGACCCTCACGGGGACGACGACGCGGCGTTCTGGGCGGCGTTCGCCAAGGTCCCCGGCCCCGACGTGTGGCGGACCAAGCGCGCCCTGCGCGAGCGGCTCGTCGACGACGCCCGCCGCCGGCTGCGCAGGTCCTGGGAGAAGCGTGGCGCCGCGCCCGCCGAGCTCGGCTGGATCGACGAGGCGCTCGACCCCGACGTGCTGACGATCGGCTTCGCGCGCCGGGTGCCGTCGTACAAGCGGCTGACGCTGATGCTCCGCGACCCCGCCCGGCTCAAGGCGCTGCTGCTCCACCCCGAGCGTCCGGTCCAGCTCGTCGTCGCCGGCAAGGCCCACCCCGCCGACGACGGCGGCAAGCGACTCATCCAGGAGCTCGTCCGGTTCGCCGACGCCGAGGACGTGCGCCACCGGATCGTCTTCCTGCCCAACTACGACATCGCCCTCGCCCAGCCGCTCTACCCCGGCTGCGACGTGTGGCTCAACAACCCGCTGCGCCCCTACGAGGCGTGCGGCACGTCGGGGATGAAGGCCGCGCTCAACGGCGGTCTCAACCTCTCGATCCTCGACGGCTGGTGGGACGAGTGGTACGAGCCGGAGTTCGGCTGGCCCATCCCGTCGGCCGACAGCCCGCTCCTCGCCGGCGACCCCGACAAGCGCGACGACCTCGAGGCCGCGGCGCTCTACGACCTGATCGAGACCGAGGTCGCCCCGCGCTTCTACGACCTCGACCACGAGGGCGTGCCCGGCCGCTGGATCGAGATGCTGCGCCACACCTGGGCCTCGCTCGGCCCCAAGGTGCTGGCCACCCGGATGGTCCGCGACTACGTCGCCCAGCTCTACGCCCCGGCCGCGCGCAACGCCCGCGCCCTGGCCGCCGTACCGGGTGGGGCTCGGGACCTGGCCCACTGGAAGGCCCGGGTCCGCGGCTCGTGGGGTGGCGTCCGCGTCGAGCACGTCGAGGCCGCGGGTGTCGGCGACGCCGCCGAGGTCGGCGCGGTCCTGCGCGTGCACTCCTACGTCGCGCTCGGCGACCTGGCGCCGTCCGACGTCGAGGTCCAGCTCGTGCACGGCCAGGTCGACGGCGAGGACGACATCGTCGCCTCCGAGATCGTGCCCCTGCGCCTCGTCGAGTCGTACGACGGCGGCCGGCACCGCTTCGACGGCGAGGTCGCGCTCTCCCGCCCGGGTCCGTTCGGCTACACCGTGCGGGTGCTCCCGGCCCACCCGCTGCTGGTGGCACCGGCCGAGCTGGGGGTCGTCGCCCTCGCCTGA
- the glgX gene encoding glycogen debranching protein GlgX, giving the protein MSPVLWRSLGERAPVWPGRNWPLGATWTAESTNFAVYSPRATAVWLCLADDEPDESGAAATAERRLPLTEQSLGIWHGAVPDIAPGTRYGFRVDGPADPAEGLRFDPDTLLLDPYARAVSGTAGDAWSVVVDPAFDWGEDAPMRRRWRDSVIYELHVKGFTRLHDRIPEELRGTYAGLGHPVVTEYLRDLGVTAVELLPVQQFFSEPALVERGTVNYWGYNPISYFAPDASYSSAGDRGGQVAEFKEMVRSLHAAGLEVILDVVYNHTAEAGPEGPTYSFRGLDDRGFYRRVPTAEGFDDTYWDVTGCGNTVNSEDPLALRLILDSLRYWVTEMHVDGFRFDLMSALTRTAGTDAVPVDMACKLLIAIGQDPVLRHVKLIAEPWDVSMDGYLVGDMPPPWVEWNDQYRDTIRDFWRGRSDGTHAVATRLAGSSDLYADDGRSAYNSVNFVTAHDGFTVRDLVSYDQKHNEANGEDNRDGTDNNRSWNHGTEGETGDPDIVALRRRQAANLMATLCLSNGVPMLTAGDERGRTQRGNNNAYCQDNEISWMDWRADDAWLDVYAVTRAALRLRREHHALRQRHWFEGRPAIVGGPKDLAWLHPSGREMTDDDWYDPALRTIGMFVSGKPLREPGPRGEQQLDSSFLIWFHAGAEDVEVHLPENDWVRSGAVVLSTDPGLPAETLLEVGGTVVLGARSVVVMQETETPD; this is encoded by the coding sequence GTGTCCCCCGTTCTGTGGCGCTCCCTCGGCGAGCGCGCCCCTGTCTGGCCCGGGCGCAACTGGCCGCTGGGGGCCACCTGGACGGCCGAGTCGACCAACTTCGCGGTCTACTCCCCCCGTGCCACCGCGGTCTGGCTGTGCCTGGCCGACGACGAGCCGGACGAGTCCGGCGCGGCCGCCACCGCCGAGCGCCGGCTGCCGCTGACCGAGCAGTCCCTCGGCATCTGGCACGGCGCCGTGCCCGACATCGCGCCCGGCACCCGCTACGGCTTCCGCGTGGACGGACCGGCCGATCCCGCCGAGGGCCTGCGCTTCGACCCGGACACGCTCCTGCTCGACCCCTACGCCCGGGCGGTCTCCGGGACCGCGGGCGACGCGTGGAGCGTCGTAGTGGACCCCGCCTTCGACTGGGGCGAGGACGCCCCGATGCGGCGCCGCTGGCGCGACTCGGTGATCTACGAGCTGCACGTCAAGGGCTTCACCCGGCTGCACGACCGGATCCCCGAGGAGCTGCGCGGCACGTACGCCGGCCTCGGGCACCCCGTCGTGACCGAGTACCTGCGCGACCTCGGGGTCACCGCGGTCGAGCTGCTGCCGGTGCAGCAGTTCTTCTCCGAGCCGGCGCTGGTCGAGCGCGGGACCGTGAACTACTGGGGCTACAACCCGATCAGCTACTTCGCGCCCGACGCGTCGTACTCGTCGGCGGGCGACCGGGGCGGCCAGGTCGCGGAGTTCAAGGAGATGGTCCGCTCGCTGCACGCCGCCGGGCTCGAGGTGATCCTCGACGTGGTCTACAACCACACGGCCGAGGCGGGGCCGGAGGGGCCGACGTACTCGTTCCGGGGGCTGGACGACCGCGGCTTCTACCGGCGGGTGCCCACTGCCGAGGGCTTCGACGACACCTACTGGGACGTCACCGGGTGCGGCAACACGGTCAACTCCGAGGACCCGCTCGCGCTGCGGCTGATCCTCGACTCGCTGCGCTACTGGGTGACCGAGATGCACGTCGACGGCTTCCGCTTCGACCTGATGTCGGCGCTGACCCGCACGGCCGGCACGGACGCCGTGCCCGTCGACATGGCCTGCAAGCTGCTCATCGCGATCGGCCAGGACCCGGTGCTGCGCCACGTCAAGCTCATCGCCGAGCCCTGGGACGTGTCGATGGACGGCTACCTCGTCGGCGACATGCCGCCGCCCTGGGTGGAGTGGAACGACCAGTACCGCGACACCATCCGCGACTTCTGGCGCGGCCGCTCCGACGGCACGCACGCGGTCGCGACGCGGCTCGCGGGCTCCTCGGACCTCTACGCGGACGACGGGCGCTCGGCGTACAACTCGGTCAACTTCGTCACCGCCCACGACGGCTTCACCGTGCGCGACCTCGTGTCGTACGACCAGAAGCACAACGAGGCCAACGGCGAGGACAACCGCGACGGCACCGACAACAACCGCTCCTGGAACCACGGCACCGAGGGCGAGACCGGCGATCCCGACATCGTCGCGCTGCGCCGGCGCCAGGCCGCCAACCTGATGGCGACGCTGTGCCTGTCCAACGGCGTACCGATGCTCACCGCCGGGGACGAGCGCGGGCGCACCCAGCGCGGCAACAACAACGCCTACTGCCAGGACAACGAGATCTCCTGGATGGACTGGCGCGCCGACGACGCCTGGCTCGACGTGTACGCCGTGACGCGCGCCGCCCTGCGCCTGCGCCGCGAGCACCACGCCCTGCGCCAGCGGCACTGGTTCGAGGGCCGGCCCGCCATCGTCGGCGGCCCCAAGGACCTCGCCTGGCTGCACCCGTCGGGACGCGAGATGACCGACGACGACTGGTACGACCCCGCGCTGCGCACCATCGGGATGTTCGTGTCCGGCAAGCCGCTGCGCGAGCCCGGTCCACGCGGCGAGCAGCAGCTCGACTCGTCGTTCCTGATCTGGTTCCACGCGGGCGCCGAGGACGTCGAGGTGCACCTGCCCGAGAACGACTGGGTGCGCTCGGGCGCGGTCGTGCTGTCGACCGACCCCGGGCTGCCTGCCGAGACGCTGCTGGAGGTCGGCGGGACGGTGGTGCTCGGGGCGCGGAGCGTCGTGGTGATGCAGGAGACCGAGACCCCGGACTGA